The following proteins are encoded in a genomic region of Nitrospiraceae bacterium:
- a CDS encoding cryptochrome/photolyase family protein yields the protein MDEFFKTLNGYASKEGTRSWILVLEDQLSDDMGPLSREDPHNLGVVFIESHWKLRRRPYHKQKIAFHLLNLRHFAIEQAKRGVAVRYQTTSEPLRETLKPLLQDLGSLRVMEPAELEVKQDLDPLLKKGLVTFIPHEGWLTSRRDFEEGAGTQPPWRMDTFYRFVRKHTGILMDGPRPMGGKYSFDTENRKPWKGRPRPTKELRFPTNPIKTEIVALVESQFADHPGTLHPEFLPGTKKDAIRQWHWAKTHCLPHFGPYEDAMAENEQTLFHTRMAALLNIHRLLPGQMIKDVVALKLPLASKEGFIRQVLGWREFVRHVHQATDGFRNHFPSADIPGNAGYNKWVQPTWKASRNASGLNGGATPSFLGAMNPLPSAFWGTASGLHCLDHVIGQVWEHGYSHHITRLMILANIATLLDVSPRELTDWFWVAYVDAFDWVVEPNVLAMGTFGTGPFMTTKPYISGAAYINRMSDFCTGCAFNPKTNCPITNLYWAFLNRHKKQLQSNPRLILPLRNLKKRGHTTIRKDRQIFTMVRHELEKPAILTPVHLLLTE from the coding sequence ATGGATGAATTTTTCAAAACCCTGAACGGCTATGCGAGCAAAGAAGGGACGCGGAGTTGGATTCTCGTTTTGGAGGACCAACTTTCCGATGACATGGGCCCCCTGAGCCGGGAAGATCCTCACAACCTCGGCGTAGTGTTCATCGAGTCGCATTGGAAGCTGAGAAGGAGACCCTACCACAAGCAAAAAATTGCCTTTCATCTGCTCAACCTGCGTCACTTCGCAATTGAACAGGCAAAGCGGGGTGTGGCCGTTCGCTACCAAACAACCTCTGAACCATTGCGAGAAACATTAAAACCCCTCCTTCAGGATTTAGGCTCTTTGCGGGTCATGGAGCCCGCGGAACTGGAAGTCAAACAGGATCTTGATCCGCTCCTCAAAAAAGGTTTGGTCACCTTCATCCCTCATGAAGGTTGGTTGACCTCCAGGCGTGACTTTGAGGAAGGCGCCGGGACACAGCCTCCCTGGCGCATGGATACCTTCTATCGGTTCGTTCGAAAACACACCGGCATCCTGATGGACGGTCCCCGCCCGATGGGCGGAAAATATAGTTTCGATACCGAAAACCGTAAGCCCTGGAAAGGAAGACCGCGCCCTACAAAGGAACTCCGCTTTCCGACCAATCCAATTAAGACCGAGATCGTGGCACTCGTTGAATCCCAATTTGCTGACCACCCCGGCACGCTTCATCCGGAATTCCTTCCGGGAACGAAAAAAGATGCCATCCGGCAATGGCACTGGGCCAAAACACATTGTCTTCCACATTTCGGTCCCTATGAGGATGCCATGGCCGAAAATGAACAGACGCTCTTTCATACCCGCATGGCGGCCCTCCTCAACATTCATCGTTTGCTGCCCGGACAGATGATCAAAGACGTTGTAGCCTTAAAGCTCCCCTTGGCTTCCAAGGAAGGTTTTATCCGGCAGGTTCTAGGCTGGCGTGAATTTGTCCGGCATGTCCATCAAGCAACAGATGGGTTCCGGAATCACTTCCCCAGCGCAGACATACCTGGTAATGCCGGATACAACAAATGGGTCCAGCCAACATGGAAGGCTTCCAGGAATGCATCCGGTCTGAATGGAGGCGCGACGCCTTCATTCCTGGGAGCCATGAACCCTTTGCCCTCTGCCTTTTGGGGAACAGCGAGCGGCCTGCATTGCCTTGATCACGTGATCGGACAAGTCTGGGAACATGGCTATTCCCACCACATTACCAGGCTCATGATCCTTGCGAATATTGCCACCCTGCTCGATGTATCTCCCCGTGAACTGACCGATTGGTTCTGGGTGGCGTATGTTGATGCTTTTGATTGGGTCGTGGAACCGAATGTTTTGGCTATGGGAACTTTCGGGACAGGTCCTTTCATGACCACCAAACCGTATATTTCGGGCGCAGCCTATATCAATCGTATGAGTGATTTCTGCACCGGATGCGCCTTCAACCCCAAAACGAATTGCCCCATTACCAATTTATATTGGGCCTTTCTTAACCGCCACAAAAAGCAATTACAATCAAATCCCCGTCTCATCCTGCCACTTCGAAACTTAAAGAAACGAGGGCACACCACCATTCGTAAAGATCGTCAAATCTTCACCATGGTGCGTCACGAACTTGAAAAACCCGCAATTCTAACTCCTGTGCACCTGCTCCTTACCGAATGA
- a CDS encoding DUF393 domain-containing protein — protein MDKKVCTGSCQTSPVGHPDVLPHHRETKPYPLTVYFDGDCPICRREIDLMSIFNRKKHLEFIDFSASSYLPAEHGLSPCDLGKVIHARWADGTVITGVEVFREMWEAIGLRALARLARRPTINKLLVRAYDWFARNRLRLTGRA, from the coding sequence ATGGATAAGAAAGTCTGTACGGGATCCTGCCAAACATCCCCCGTGGGGCACCCCGATGTCCTGCCCCATCACCGGGAAACCAAACCCTATCCATTGACCGTATATTTTGATGGCGACTGTCCAATTTGTCGTCGTGAGATCGATCTCATGAGCATATTCAATAGGAAGAAACATCTGGAATTCATTGATTTTTCGGCTTCATCCTACCTTCCGGCAGAACATGGATTGAGTCCATGTGATTTGGGCAAAGTCATTCACGCCCGGTGGGCGGATGGAACAGTCATTACCGGCGTCGAGGTGTTCAGGGAAATGTGGGAAGCCATAGGATTGCGCGCTCTCGCAAGATTGGCCCGGCGACCCACAATCAACAAACTTCTGGTCCGGGCGTATGACTGGTTTGCCAGAAACCGGTTACGGCTGACCGGCCGTGCCTGA
- a CDS encoding cytochrome d ubiquinol oxidase subunit II, whose protein sequence is MELQIALANVLLIALTFYALLGGADFGAGVWHLLARGPTRRAQHQLIGEAIGPIWEANHVWLILIVTIVFTAFPKAYVHISTTLHIPLTILVIGIVLRGSAFAFRHYDIKDDDIHLRWDQLFAISSLISPLLLGMIIGTITSGHFPVNPATFFDGYISPWLQPFPLGMGLLTLLLFTYLAATYLLLETRDPTLQKIFRNRAIIAALLAGLMEETALYLGRSGAPQLWGELTTSLWGGVIQFGIGSLTVAAVVLLVTQRYWWARACAILQVTLTIWAWGLAQFPYLIPPDLTIFNASAPGITLKFIAGTLVVGALFLFPSLYYLFRIFKGSSLFRHKEHHG, encoded by the coding sequence ATGGAATTGCAAATCGCTCTCGCCAATGTCTTACTGATCGCCCTGACGTTTTACGCCTTGCTTGGCGGGGCAGACTTTGGAGCCGGAGTATGGCATCTTCTGGCCAGAGGTCCCACAAGGCGGGCGCAACATCAGTTGATCGGAGAAGCCATCGGACCGATCTGGGAAGCTAATCATGTATGGTTGATTCTGATCGTGACGATCGTCTTCACGGCTTTTCCGAAGGCATATGTGCATATTTCCACCACACTTCATATTCCTCTGACCATCCTGGTCATCGGCATCGTCCTTCGCGGGTCAGCATTTGCCTTTCGTCACTATGACATTAAAGATGATGACATTCACCTCAGGTGGGATCAACTGTTTGCCATTTCCAGTCTCATCAGCCCTCTCCTCCTGGGTATGATCATTGGGACCATTACCTCCGGCCACTTTCCCGTCAACCCGGCAACCTTTTTTGATGGCTATATCTCTCCCTGGCTGCAACCTTTTCCGTTAGGCATGGGATTGTTGACCCTCTTGCTGTTTACGTATCTGGCAGCCACCTATCTTCTTCTGGAAACCCGTGATCCCACACTACAAAAAATCTTTCGGAACCGGGCGATCATTGCAGCCCTACTGGCCGGCTTAATGGAGGAAACCGCGTTGTATCTGGGAAGGTCGGGGGCCCCGCAACTCTGGGGTGAGCTGACGACCAGTCTCTGGGGTGGGGTCATTCAATTCGGCATCGGCAGTTTGACCGTTGCAGCTGTCGTATTACTTGTCACACAGCGCTATTGGTGGGCCCGGGCCTGTGCCATCCTGCAGGTCACCCTGACCATTTGGGCATGGGGCCTCGCACAATTCCCGTATTTGATCCCTCCCGATCTGACGATCTTTAATGCCTCCGCTCCCGGAATCACCCTGAAATTTATCGCAGGGACTTTAGTGGTCGGGGCGCTCTTCCTGTTCCCTTCGCTGTATTACCTGTTTCGAATTTTTAAAGGAAGCAGCTTGTTCCGGCATAAGGAGCACCATGGATAA